In Halomarina salina, one DNA window encodes the following:
- a CDS encoding CbiX/SirB N-terminal domain-containing protein: MSQALVIVAHGSHLNPDSSTPTFDHADTIRASGAFDEVREAFWKEEPSFREVLRTLESDEVYVVPLFVSEGYFTEQVIPRELRLEGWDVDEWDSDGTSASHTTLTASDVEGKTVHYCGPVGTHDAMSDVIVQRAESVTGDPAVGEGFGLAVVGHGTERNENSAKAIHYHADRIREMDRFDEVDALFMDEDPEVDDVAEFFESDDVVVVPLFVADGFHTQEDIPEDMGITDDYREGYEVPALVDGTNVWYAGAVGTEPLMADVVLERAAEAGADVGDAIDRVRAETGGVAGD; encoded by the coding sequence ATGTCACAGGCGCTCGTCATCGTCGCCCACGGGTCGCACCTCAACCCCGATTCGAGCACCCCGACGTTCGACCACGCCGACACCATCCGCGCCTCGGGCGCGTTCGACGAGGTCCGCGAGGCGTTCTGGAAGGAGGAGCCGTCGTTCCGCGAGGTGCTTCGCACCCTGGAGTCCGACGAGGTGTACGTCGTCCCGCTGTTCGTCTCGGAGGGCTACTTCACCGAGCAGGTCATCCCGCGCGAACTCAGGCTGGAGGGCTGGGACGTCGACGAGTGGGACTCCGACGGGACGAGCGCGAGTCACACGACGCTGACCGCGAGCGACGTCGAGGGGAAGACGGTCCACTACTGCGGTCCGGTCGGCACCCACGACGCGATGAGCGACGTCATCGTCCAGCGCGCGGAGTCGGTCACGGGCGATCCGGCGGTGGGCGAGGGGTTCGGCCTCGCCGTCGTCGGTCACGGCACCGAGCGCAACGAGAACTCGGCGAAGGCCATCCACTACCACGCCGACCGCATCCGCGAGATGGACCGGTTCGACGAGGTGGATGCGCTGTTCATGGACGAGGACCCCGAGGTCGACGACGTCGCCGAGTTCTTCGAGAGCGACGACGTGGTGGTCGTCCCGCTGTTCGTCGCCGACGGCTTCCACACCCAGGAAGACATCCCCGAGGACATGGGCATCACCGACGACTACCGCGAGGGCTACGAGGTGCCCGCGCTGGTCGACGGGACGAACGTCTGGTACGCGGGCGCGGTCGGGACCGAACCGCTCATGGCCGACGTCGTCCTCGAACGCGCCGCCGAGGCCGGTGCCGACGTGGGCGACGCCATCGACCGCGTCCGTGCCGAGACGGGCGGCGTCGCCGGGGACTGA
- a CDS encoding methyl-accepting chemotaxis protein, producing the protein MATAGTRGEGDISRSASLRGKIDEFVRYIPDGTSIPEETWASRHRNIVLLILAHVPFLLVLGLFEGTEATVTGATIPSISLPMVALELGLIVAVALAAGVSRFERRTRTALGTVGLLLCSIVLVHFSGGFIEAHFHFFVAMAVVAVYEDWVPFALGIVKVVITHGVFGMINPERVYNHTAAINNPWAWGLIHGVFVLGLAIALMTQWYSTERSREEVQTKLTEVREKSAKVENLEQQRAEIEAEKAQAEKMLAEAEARQEDAEELRAEAETRQREVEASNDRLERRADAYSDTMARAADGDLAVRLDAGAESEAMAQIAAAFNEMMDETESTIRDIQRFASEVEAASADAREGSSAATRASDEMSGSIDEIAHGANEQREKLEQVSAEMTDLSAAVEEVAASAETVAEASHTTAEVAEEGEVTAEQALDDARRVQSAIDTTVENVEVLDDQMAEIEEIIELISDIAEQTSLLALNANIEAARASNGDGTSSGDGFAVVANEVKQLAEETQTSADEIEQLIEETQAQTETTVEEARTAERYMAEGTEAIQDVVEAFTRVAENTEETDSGMQQISDTTEDQASGTEEAVAMVEEVADISRDTAAETESASETAREQAAAMSTVNGNVESLSEQAKRLRALLAKFEVGGSRSGGDERVLTSVPE; encoded by the coding sequence ATGGCTACTGCAGGAACGAGGGGAGAGGGAGATATCTCTCGAAGCGCGTCGCTGCGAGGCAAGATCGACGAGTTCGTCCGGTACATCCCTGATGGCACCTCGATTCCCGAGGAGACGTGGGCCAGTCGACACCGGAACATCGTCCTGTTGATACTGGCACACGTTCCGTTCCTCCTCGTGCTGGGACTGTTCGAGGGGACCGAGGCGACGGTGACGGGAGCGACGATTCCGTCGATTTCGCTCCCCATGGTCGCACTCGAACTCGGCCTCATCGTCGCCGTCGCGCTCGCGGCCGGCGTCTCACGGTTCGAACGGCGGACCCGGACCGCGCTCGGCACCGTCGGACTGCTGCTGTGCTCCATCGTCCTCGTCCACTTCTCGGGCGGGTTCATCGAGGCCCACTTCCACTTCTTCGTGGCCATGGCCGTGGTGGCCGTCTACGAGGACTGGGTCCCGTTCGCCCTCGGTATCGTGAAGGTCGTCATCACGCACGGTGTCTTCGGGATGATCAACCCCGAGCGCGTCTACAACCACACTGCCGCCATCAACAACCCCTGGGCCTGGGGGCTCATCCACGGCGTGTTCGTCCTCGGCCTCGCCATCGCCCTGATGACCCAGTGGTACTCGACCGAGCGCTCCCGCGAGGAGGTCCAGACGAAACTCACGGAGGTCCGCGAGAAGTCGGCGAAGGTCGAGAACCTCGAACAGCAGCGCGCCGAGATAGAGGCCGAGAAGGCCCAGGCCGAGAAGATGCTCGCGGAGGCCGAGGCTCGACAGGAGGACGCCGAGGAGCTTCGAGCCGAGGCCGAGACCCGACAGCGAGAGGTCGAGGCGTCCAACGACCGACTCGAGAGGCGTGCGGACGCCTACAGCGACACGATGGCCCGAGCGGCCGACGGCGACCTGGCCGTTCGACTCGACGCCGGGGCCGAGAGCGAAGCGATGGCGCAGATCGCAGCGGCGTTCAACGAGATGATGGACGAGACGGAGTCGACGATACGTGACATCCAGCGCTTCGCCAGCGAGGTCGAGGCCGCGAGCGCGGACGCGCGGGAGGGGTCCAGCGCGGCGACGCGAGCGAGCGACGAGATGAGCGGGTCCATCGACGAGATCGCCCACGGCGCGAACGAGCAGCGCGAGAAGCTCGAACAGGTGTCCGCCGAGATGACCGACCTCTCGGCTGCCGTAGAGGAGGTCGCCGCCTCCGCGGAGACCGTCGCCGAAGCCTCCCACACGACGGCCGAGGTGGCCGAGGAGGGCGAAGTGACCGCGGAGCAGGCGCTCGACGACGCCCGACGGGTCCAGTCGGCCATCGACACGACCGTCGAGAACGTCGAGGTCCTCGACGACCAGATGGCGGAGATCGAGGAGATCATCGAACTCATCAGCGACATCGCGGAACAGACGAGTCTGCTGGCGCTGAACGCGAACATCGAGGCCGCCCGTGCGAGCAACGGTGACGGGACGTCCAGCGGCGACGGGTTCGCCGTCGTCGCCAACGAGGTGAAACAGCTCGCCGAGGAGACCCAGACGTCGGCCGACGAGATCGAACAGCTCATCGAGGAGACGCAGGCCCAGACCGAGACGACCGTCGAAGAGGCCCGGACCGCAGAGCGCTACATGGCGGAGGGGACGGAGGCGATTCAGGACGTCGTCGAGGCGTTCACGCGCGTCGCGGAGAACACCGAGGAGACCGACTCCGGGATGCAGCAGATCAGCGACACGACCGAGGACCAGGCGTCGGGGACCGAGGAAGCCGTGGCGATGGTCGAGGAGGTCGCCGACATCAGTCGGGACACCGCAGCGGAGACCGAGAGCGCGTCCGAGACGGCACGAGAGCAGGCAGCGGCCATGTCGACGGTCAACGGCAACGTCGAGTCGCTGAGCGAACAGGCCAAGCGACTCCGTGCGCTCCTGGCGAAGTTCGAGGTCGGCGGCTCGCGGTCCGGGGGCGACGAGCGCGTCCTCACGAGTGTGCCGGAGTAA
- a CDS encoding helix-turn-helix transcriptional regulator, with translation MSATSEADLTEDERAGLELVRQTGGIHQSEFWKELDVSSRKGSRIVESLAEKDLIDREETVYEGHNTYLLSPTAMDLDFSLLMAGDMLSPFVADDELDEQSDAFSQWVMRLAYQ, from the coding sequence ATGAGCGCTACCTCGGAGGCCGACCTCACGGAGGACGAACGAGCCGGACTGGAACTCGTTCGCCAGACGGGCGGCATCCACCAGAGCGAGTTCTGGAAGGAGCTCGACGTCTCCTCGCGGAAGGGGAGCCGCATCGTCGAGTCGCTGGCCGAGAAGGACCTCATCGACCGCGAGGAGACGGTGTACGAGGGCCACAACACCTACCTGCTCTCGCCCACCGCGATGGACCTCGACTTCTCGCTGCTGATGGCCGGAGACATGCTCTCGCCGTTCGTCGCGGACGACGAACTCGACGAACAGAGCGACGCGTTCTCACAGTGGGTCATGCGGCTGGCGTACCAGTAG
- a CDS encoding DUF7524 family protein — translation MNDSLVVDVNPDGMHTLGVPAEFSASGSFDVRLTNHGEATHVHLKLDDELSANARLDEGHHYVTKDDTQVVHVTIADGARGRGTLEVTTAHGGTTETVSIELGAEPEKPPVEIDESLAEPRARPEERQLDSDGLSTAELVPAVALGGVAVLLAISTFATGGTAAIVLGVLAAASALGAAAYVYSTRTED, via the coding sequence GTGAACGACAGCCTCGTCGTCGACGTCAACCCCGACGGGATGCACACGCTCGGCGTTCCCGCCGAGTTTTCCGCGTCCGGTAGCTTCGACGTTCGACTGACCAACCACGGCGAGGCGACCCACGTCCACCTGAAACTCGACGACGAACTCTCGGCGAACGCGAGGCTCGACGAGGGCCACCACTACGTCACGAAGGACGACACGCAGGTCGTCCACGTCACAATCGCCGACGGTGCCCGCGGGCGCGGGACGCTCGAAGTGACGACGGCCCACGGCGGGACGACCGAGACGGTGAGCATCGAACTCGGCGCGGAACCGGAGAAGCCGCCGGTCGAGATCGACGAGTCGCTCGCCGAACCCCGTGCCAGACCCGAGGAGCGGCAACTCGACTCCGACGGCCTGTCGACCGCCGAACTCGTCCCCGCGGTCGCACTCGGTGGGGTCGCCGTCCTGCTCGCCATCTCGACGTTCGCCACGGGCGGGACGGCGGCCATCGTCCTCGGCGTTCTCGCCGCCGCGAGCGCACTCGGGGCCGCAGCGTACGTCTACTCCACCCGGACCGAAGACTGA
- a CDS encoding class I adenylate-forming enzyme family protein, producing the protein MRDWFGQRARVSPASTALVDARSGRSVTCDDLDERVETLAGRLAAEGVCVDHHVGLLAESGVDAVAAVHATMRVGACLVPFSTRLTVPELDPRVDRADLDLLLCDESTAERAVDAAGDVPVRSLASVPTVDDGKGDDEERGEHEASGATDERVAPLLAGTEPRPFDLPEWDFDDPLVLLYTSGTTGRPKLVVLTVQNVLASATASAFRLGTLPGDRWASPLAPSSMGGLAPVYRTALSGGAVVLCPTDPEGLLAAMTDHDATGVSVVPTMLRRLLDAGDLPASLRFVLVGGAATPPELVERCVERDVPVCPTYGMTETASQIATAAPGEAAGHPGSVGRPLMFTDVTVVDDHGDPLSAGQAGELVVSGPTVTPGYYGDPEATRAAFECHGLRTGDVGHRDEGGRLYVHNRKDERIVSGGQNVDPGEVAAVLRELPGVSDAVVLGLPDDEWGERVAALVEPESGSESETGSNLEPTDLDAATVEAHCRARLAGYKLPRVVGFATIPRTESGTADRAAVREVLREGGEDDRRDGREDRDADDHDERA; encoded by the coding sequence GTGCGTGACTGGTTCGGCCAACGAGCGCGGGTCTCCCCGGCGTCGACGGCGCTCGTCGACGCGAGGAGCGGCCGCTCCGTCACCTGCGACGACCTGGACGAACGGGTCGAGACGCTGGCCGGTCGTCTCGCGGCCGAGGGGGTCTGCGTCGACCACCACGTCGGTCTGCTGGCCGAGTCCGGGGTCGACGCCGTCGCCGCCGTCCACGCGACGATGCGGGTCGGCGCGTGTCTCGTCCCGTTCTCGACGCGGCTGACCGTCCCCGAACTCGACCCGCGCGTCGACCGTGCCGACCTCGACCTGCTGCTCTGTGACGAGTCGACCGCCGAGCGAGCCGTCGACGCGGCGGGCGACGTCCCGGTTCGCTCGCTGGCGTCCGTCCCGACAGTCGACGACGGGAAGGGCGATGACGAGGAGCGCGGAGAGCACGAGGCGTCGGGAGCGACCGACGAGCGGGTCGCCCCACTCCTCGCCGGCACGGAGCCGCGACCGTTCGACCTCCCGGAGTGGGACTTCGACGACCCGCTGGTGCTGCTGTACACGTCGGGGACGACCGGCCGACCGAAACTCGTCGTGCTGACGGTGCAGAACGTCCTCGCCAGCGCGACGGCCAGCGCGTTCCGCCTCGGGACGCTGCCGGGGGACCGCTGGGCGTCGCCGCTCGCCCCGAGTTCGATGGGCGGCCTCGCGCCCGTCTACCGGACGGCGCTCTCCGGGGGCGCGGTCGTGCTCTGCCCGACCGACCCGGAGGGGCTGCTGGCGGCGATGACGGACCACGACGCGACGGGCGTCTCCGTCGTCCCGACGATGCTCCGGCGACTGCTCGACGCCGGCGACCTGCCCGCGTCGTTGCGGTTCGTCCTCGTCGGCGGGGCCGCGACGCCCCCCGAACTGGTCGAGCGGTGCGTCGAGCGCGACGTGCCGGTCTGTCCGACCTACGGGATGACCGAGACGGCCTCCCAGATAGCGACCGCCGCACCCGGCGAGGCTGCCGGCCACCCCGGTTCGGTCGGCCGGCCGCTGATGTTCACCGACGTGACCGTCGTCGACGACCACGGCGACCCGCTCTCGGCCGGGCAGGCGGGCGAACTGGTCGTCTCCGGGCCGACCGTGACGCCGGGCTACTACGGGGACCCCGAGGCGACGAGGGCGGCGTTCGAGTGCCACGGCCTCCGGACCGGCGACGTCGGCCACCGCGACGAGGGCGGCCGCCTCTACGTCCACAACCGGAAGGACGAGCGCATCGTCTCCGGCGGCCAGAACGTCGACCCCGGCGAGGTTGCCGCCGTCCTCCGGGAACTGCCGGGCGTCAGCGACGCCGTCGTCCTCGGCCTCCCGGACGACGAGTGGGGCGAACGCGTCGCCGCGCTCGTCGAACCCGAGAGCGGGTCCGAGTCCGAGACCGGTTCGAACCTCGAACCGACCGACCTCGACGCCGCGACGGTCGAGGCCCACTGCCGGGCGCGGCTCGCGGGCTACAAACTCCCGCGGGTGGTCGGGTTCGCGACGATACCCAGGACCGAGTCGGGGACCGCGGACCGCGCCGCCGTGCGCGAGGTACTCCGGGAGGGAGGCGAGGACGACCGCCGCGACGGCCGCGAAGACCGCGACGCGGACGACCACGACGAACGCGCTTAA
- a CDS encoding NRDE family protein yields MCTLTLAWQTFDSHPLVVAANRDEAYARDSSPPRSMELPSGRRAVAPRDEEAGGTWMGYNEDGVFVAITNRWVQLPEGERSRGRLVLDALDSPSAADAARTVERELDEHRYEGFYLLLADAEDCLLVTDEGADSTTRFEPGVHVVMNVGYDTSYFVPEFRPRPAERQAANGRRLVEYLQPDPDERAGDWRERAAGALGDHEFGVCIHGGQPVENDGDSNPDRAPEGFGTKSSSLVTLDEDGDGEFWYADGPPCETEYEHVGASV; encoded by the coding sequence GTGTGCACCCTCACGCTCGCCTGGCAGACGTTCGACTCCCACCCGCTGGTCGTCGCCGCCAACCGCGACGAGGCGTACGCTCGCGACTCCTCGCCGCCGCGCTCGATGGAACTCCCGTCGGGCAGACGCGCGGTCGCTCCCCGCGACGAGGAGGCGGGCGGGACGTGGATGGGCTACAACGAGGACGGCGTGTTCGTCGCCATCACCAACCGCTGGGTGCAGTTACCCGAGGGCGAGCGCTCCCGCGGGAGGCTCGTCCTCGACGCCCTCGACTCGCCGAGCGCGGCGGACGCGGCCCGGACGGTCGAGCGAGAACTCGACGAGCACCGCTACGAGGGGTTCTACCTCCTGCTCGCGGACGCCGAGGACTGCCTCCTCGTCACCGACGAGGGGGCCGACTCGACGACGCGGTTCGAACCGGGCGTCCACGTCGTGATGAACGTCGGCTACGACACGTCGTACTTCGTCCCGGAGTTCCGCCCGAGACCGGCCGAGCGACAGGCCGCGAACGGGCGTCGCCTGGTGGAGTACCTCCAGCCGGACCCGGACGAGCGCGCGGGCGACTGGCGCGAGCGGGCCGCCGGGGCGCTGGGCGACCACGAGTTCGGCGTCTGCATCCACGGCGGCCAACCGGTCGAGAACGACGGGGACTCGAACCCGGACCGCGCACCGGAGGGGTTCGGGACGAAGTCCTCCTCGCTGGTCACCCTCGACGAGGACGGTGACGGCGAGTTCTGGTACGCGGACGGCCCGCCCTGCGAAACCGAGTACGAGCACGTCGGGGCGTCGGTGTGA
- a CDS encoding DR2241 family protein — protein sequence MDDSLFESLRDAADEGVELDGFTARRTADGYVVETPEERREGLPEDEFRQVAGAHADYVTNWDAWRDLPDARRAFLRWVEGADERSVEDRYAALRDGGIQRHWGELLLTATLDETDGGGGRHYYLRHEDDADESTDDLDVHEDPLDARDIAKLDDDGRYRPLKTAPTLRTGWVFPRLTGERLVQAVDFFYPATVANWHREREGDLDVTHWRETAERQTGIYEIIDELSGEQVEWLAESCCVDSQCLKRRQWDEDEETDLDVPRGDGEFPCREPCSLVVAAARKWAINEGETEREYTFTLTPSEKGQLEDLVDAVAEGRTDEIREADVFDGANRYRARWLRAKRFDEAGELPAVERDRDQE from the coding sequence ATGGACGATTCCCTGTTCGAGTCGCTGCGCGATGCCGCCGACGAGGGCGTCGAACTCGACGGGTTCACCGCGCGGCGAACCGCCGACGGCTACGTCGTGGAGACCCCCGAGGAACGCCGCGAGGGACTCCCCGAGGACGAGTTCCGACAGGTCGCGGGAGCGCACGCCGACTACGTGACGAACTGGGACGCGTGGCGCGACCTCCCGGACGCTCGTCGCGCGTTCCTGCGCTGGGTCGAGGGAGCCGACGAACGCTCGGTCGAGGACCGCTACGCCGCCCTCCGCGATGGCGGTATCCAGCGTCACTGGGGCGAGTTGCTCCTCACCGCCACGCTCGACGAGACCGACGGCGGTGGCGGCCGCCACTACTACCTGCGTCACGAGGACGACGCCGACGAGTCGACCGACGACCTCGACGTCCACGAGGACCCGCTCGACGCACGCGACATCGCGAAACTCGACGACGACGGCAGATATCGGCCGCTGAAGACCGCCCCCACGCTCCGCACCGGGTGGGTGTTCCCCCGCCTCACCGGAGAGCGACTCGTACAGGCGGTCGACTTCTTCTACCCCGCGACGGTCGCGAACTGGCACCGAGAGCGCGAGGGCGACCTCGACGTGACCCACTGGCGGGAGACCGCCGAGCGCCAGACCGGCATCTACGAGATCATCGACGAACTCTCCGGCGAGCAGGTCGAGTGGCTGGCGGAGTCGTGCTGCGTCGACTCCCAGTGTCTCAAGCGCAGGCAGTGGGACGAGGACGAGGAGACCGACCTCGACGTGCCCCGCGGCGACGGCGAGTTCCCCTGCCGAGAGCCGTGCTCGCTGGTCGTCGCCGCCGCCCGCAAGTGGGCCATCAACGAGGGCGAGACCGAGCGGGAGTACACGTTCACGCTGACCCCCAGCGAGAAGGGACAGCTGGAGGACCTGGTCGACGCCGTCGCGGAGGGTCGAACCGACGAGATACGCGAGGCGGACGTGTTCGATGGCGCGAACCGCTACCGGGCGCGCTGGCTCCGGGCGAAGCGGTTCGACGAAGCGGGGGAACTACCGGCGGTCGAACGCGACCGAGATCAGGAGTAG
- a CDS encoding mandelate racemase/muconate lactonizing enzyme family protein encodes MRLRFEPFSLPLSSPLSTANGDVTEREGFVVVVDVGGQRGVGEATPLPDWTESLDDCEGALRRVARYPDPRRALTSRGDEALASTPAARHGVALALADAAAHRDREPLYRWLGGEVRVDRVPVNATVGDDDVDATVAAAEQAVEEGFDCLKVKVGARSLADDAARLRAVREACPDVELRADANAAWDRDTAREAVDALADCDLAYVEQPLPADDIAGHADLREYVAASNTSLGVALDESLSSTTPEAILDAGAADVLVLKPMALGGVDRARTAALAARDRGVDVVVTTTIDAVYARTAAVHLAASLPEVRACGLATAGLLDADLAPDPAPVVDGSVVVPEGKGNVPATSTSDSA; translated from the coding sequence ATGAGACTCCGATTCGAACCGTTCTCGCTCCCGCTCTCCTCGCCGCTCTCGACGGCGAACGGCGACGTCACGGAGCGCGAGGGGTTCGTCGTCGTCGTCGACGTCGGCGGTCAGCGCGGCGTCGGCGAGGCGACGCCGCTCCCGGACTGGACCGAGTCGCTCGACGACTGCGAGGGAGCACTCCGTCGCGTGGCGCGATACCCCGACCCGCGTCGGGCACTGACGAGTCGGGGTGACGAGGCGCTCGCCAGCACGCCCGCAGCGCGCCACGGTGTGGCGCTGGCGCTCGCGGACGCCGCGGCACACCGCGACCGGGAGCCGCTCTACCGGTGGCTCGGTGGCGAGGTGCGGGTCGACCGGGTGCCCGTCAACGCCACCGTCGGCGACGACGACGTGGACGCGACCGTCGCGGCGGCCGAGCAGGCGGTCGAGGAGGGGTTCGACTGCCTCAAGGTGAAGGTCGGCGCGCGCTCGCTGGCCGACGACGCAGCGCGCCTGCGTGCGGTGCGGGAGGCGTGTCCCGACGTCGAACTCCGGGCCGACGCGAACGCCGCGTGGGACCGCGACACCGCCCGCGAGGCGGTGGACGCGCTGGCCGACTGCGACCTCGCATACGTCGAACAGCCCCTGCCGGCCGACGACATCGCGGGCCACGCCGACCTCCGGGAGTACGTCGCGGCGTCCAACACGTCGCTCGGAGTCGCCCTCGACGAGTCCCTGTCGTCGACGACCCCCGAAGCGATTCTCGACGCGGGGGCGGCGGACGTGCTGGTCCTGAAACCGATGGCGCTCGGTGGCGTCGACCGGGCGCGAACGGCGGCGCTCGCGGCCCGCGACCGAGGCGTCGACGTGGTCGTGACGACGACCATCGACGCCGTCTACGCCCGGACGGCCGCCGTCCACCTCGCGGCGTCGCTCCCCGAGGTGCGCGCCTGCGGCCTTGCGACCGCCGGACTGCTCGACGCCGACCTCGCGCCGGACCCGGCCCCGGTCGTCGACGGGTCTGTCGTCGTCCCGGAAGGAAAAGGAAATGTACCAGCCACAAGCACGTCGGACAGTGCGTGA
- a CDS encoding methytransferase partner Trm112, with translation MKESLMDILCCPLDKQELELEVVRRDEEEILDGRLVCTECDEEYPIEEGIPNLLPPDMREGAPA, from the coding sequence ATGAAGGAATCCCTGATGGACATCCTCTGCTGTCCGCTCGACAAGCAGGAACTCGAACTGGAGGTCGTTCGCCGGGACGAAGAGGAGATTCTCGACGGTCGCCTCGTCTGTACGGAGTGCGACGAGGAGTACCCCATCGAGGAGGGCATCCCGAACCTGCTTCCCCCGGATATGCGGGAGGGAGCGCCAGCGTAA
- a CDS encoding DUF2092 domain-containing protein encodes MVPRQLRSSLFAAALALLLVTSGCMATGPVDDETVENYVQRFDQKMNDLDGFSATRTTTVTYDGETSTSKAAVWVRPGTGESRSETLAPTEREGDTTVRTTDAVWIHDASENSVQKIDYSESDLPTTDGFGRLLDDMVNRSNVSYAGTEQLDGQTVHRIEFTPTDAARFGGTLTVWVDAATRFPVKMHQTVDTEDLNLSTTVRYDDVELNPGIDDERFTFDPPANATVDETELPPTERYDSLDALRANASTTVPSADLPDGFHLETAVVTRLDEGDSLSMTFANDSTRLSVSKQDAGLYGNVSLDGGETVSVGDETATYRTYAGTGTLQWTCDGHRYSVAGSLSKADLTTVAESVTCE; translated from the coding sequence ATGGTCCCCCGACAGCTTCGGTCCTCCCTCTTCGCGGCCGCGCTCGCCCTCCTGCTCGTCACGAGCGGGTGTATGGCGACCGGTCCGGTCGACGACGAGACGGTCGAGAACTACGTCCAGCGGTTCGACCAGAAGATGAACGACCTCGACGGGTTCTCCGCGACCCGGACGACCACCGTCACGTACGACGGGGAAACCTCCACCTCGAAAGCGGCGGTGTGGGTCCGGCCCGGCACCGGCGAGTCGCGCTCGGAGACGCTCGCGCCGACCGAGCGCGAGGGCGACACGACGGTCCGGACGACCGACGCCGTCTGGATACACGACGCCAGCGAGAACAGCGTTCAGAAGATCGACTACTCCGAGAGCGACCTCCCGACGACCGACGGGTTCGGCCGACTGCTCGACGACATGGTGAACCGGTCGAACGTCTCCTACGCCGGCACCGAGCAACTCGACGGGCAGACGGTCCATCGCATCGAGTTCACCCCCACCGATGCGGCCCGGTTCGGCGGTACCCTGACCGTCTGGGTCGACGCCGCGACCCGGTTCCCGGTGAAGATGCACCAGACAGTCGATACCGAGGACCTGAACCTGTCGACGACGGTCCGCTACGACGACGTCGAACTGAACCCCGGCATCGACGACGAGCGGTTCACGTTCGACCCGCCCGCGAACGCGACGGTCGACGAGACCGAACTGCCGCCCACCGAGCGCTACGACTCCCTCGACGCGCTGCGGGCGAACGCCTCGACGACCGTCCCCTCGGCAGACCTGCCCGACGGGTTCCACCTCGAGACGGCCGTCGTCACGCGCCTCGACGAGGGCGACAGTCTCTCGATGACGTTCGCCAACGATTCGACGCGACTCTCGGTGAGCAAGCAGGACGCTGGCCTGTACGGTAACGTCAGTCTCGACGGCGGCGAGACGGTCAGCGTCGGCGACGAGACGGCCACCTACCGGACGTACGCCGGTACCGGGACGCTCCAGTGGACGTGCGACGGCCACCGCTACTCGGTCGCGGGGTCGCTGTCGAAGGCCGACCTGACCACCGTCGCCGAGTCGGTCACCTGCGAGTAG
- a CDS encoding 1,4-dihydroxy-2-naphthoate polyprenyltransferase, with amino-acid sequence MAARPQTLPAGLSPVVVGAGVAYHADVFSALPALAALVGALLIQVGTNFANDYYDAVNGTDTEDREGFTRVTAGGLIAPSSVRRAMVLTYAVAIVLGTYLVYVGGLPIVVVGLTSVAAGILYTGGPAPYGYRGLGDLFVFVYFGLVAVTGTYYVQAAATAYGSVLTETSFALAPPEGTLSLAVVVAALPAAGLSTALLVVNNVRDRETDAATGKRTLAVMFGYGFSRVEFLACVGMAYVVPVVFALTGYSPLVLLPLLTLPLAVSLSRTVLTETRGDVLNPALETTGKLLAAHSVLFAAGFVLPEALGVTL; translated from the coding sequence ATGGCCGCGCGTCCACAGACGCTCCCCGCCGGTCTCTCGCCCGTCGTCGTCGGGGCCGGCGTCGCCTACCACGCAGACGTGTTCAGCGCGCTCCCCGCGCTCGCGGCGCTGGTCGGCGCACTGCTCATCCAGGTCGGGACGAACTTCGCGAACGACTACTACGACGCCGTCAACGGCACCGACACCGAGGACCGCGAGGGGTTCACGCGCGTCACCGCTGGCGGCCTCATCGCTCCGTCGTCCGTCAGGCGCGCGATGGTCCTCACCTACGCCGTCGCCATCGTCCTCGGCACCTACCTCGTCTACGTCGGCGGCCTCCCCATCGTCGTCGTCGGCCTCACCTCCGTCGCGGCGGGCATCCTCTACACCGGCGGTCCGGCACCCTACGGCTACCGCGGCCTCGGCGACCTGTTCGTCTTCGTCTACTTCGGACTCGTCGCGGTGACCGGCACCTACTACGTCCAGGCCGCCGCGACGGCGTACGGGTCGGTGCTCACCGAGACGTCGTTCGCGTTGGCCCCGCCGGAAGGGACGCTCTCGCTGGCCGTCGTCGTCGCGGCGCTGCCCGCCGCCGGACTGTCGACCGCACTGCTCGTCGTCAACAACGTCCGGGACCGGGAGACGGACGCCGCCACCGGGAAACGGACGCTCGCGGTCATGTTCGGCTACGGGTTCAGTCGCGTCGAGTTCCTCGCCTGCGTCGGGATGGCGTACGTCGTCCCGGTCGTGTTCGCGCTGACGGGCTACTCGCCGCTCGTACTGCTCCCGCTGCTGACGCTCCCGCTCGCCGTCTCGCTGTCGCGGACGGTGCTCACCGAGACGCGCGGCGATGTGCTCAACCCGGCGCTGGAGACGACGGGGAAACTGCTCGCCGCCCACTCGGTCCTGTTCGCGGCCGGGTTCGTCCTGCCCGAGGCGCTCGGCGTGACGCTCTGA